One Gossypium raimondii isolate GPD5lz chromosome 3, ASM2569854v1, whole genome shotgun sequence genomic window carries:
- the LOC105795122 gene encoding GATA transcription factor 19 isoform X3 — MVDGVAMDTVNQRGLLGRPYGYLHDDGGFERKDIKGAHKAVMNGVMSSVQPTRTSELTIAFEGEVYVFPAVTSEKVQAVLLLLGGCDTSINVPSSEFLLQEKVKVVGDSSRGSKISRRIASLVRFREKRKERCFEKKIRYTCRKEVAQRMHRKNGQFASVKDSNSGEGSCDQSDDTPDSVCQHCGINEKLTPAMRRGPAGPRTLCNACGLMWANKGTLRDLRKGGRSTHFDSKELETPTDIKPSTLEPENSFANNDEQGSPQEKKPVPMDSENHLITSNEQEFAQNSHPFLIHVENSSVNLDNEDIQETLEELADASGSDFEIPSHFDEQVDIDDSNIVTLWPGT, encoded by the exons ATGGTTGATGGTGTAGCAATGGATACAGTGAACCAACGGGGACTACTAGGGAGACCATACGGATATCTGCATGATGACGGAGGATTTGAGAGGAAAGACATTAAAGGAGCTCACAAGGCGGTCATGAATGGAGTCATGAGTTCAGTTCAACCTACTCGAACCAGTGAACTCACCATTGCTTTTGAGGGTGAGGTCTACGTCTTCCCCGCAGTTACTTCTGAAAAG GTCCAGGCAGTTTTACTACTACTGGGAGGATGTGATACATCAATTAATGTGCCCAGCTCCGAGTTCCTACTACAAGAAAAGGTCAAG GTTGTAGGTGACTCTTCACGAGGTTCAAAGATTTCCCGAAGAATTGCCTCGCTAGTCAGATTTCGTGAGAAGCGGAAAGAGAGAtgctttgaaaagaaaatacgCTATACTTGCCGAAAAGAGGTTGCTCAGAG GATGCATCGTAAGAATGGTCAGTTTGCATCAGTCAAGGACTCTAACTCAGGTGAAGGAAGCTGTGATCAAAGTGATGACACCCCTGACTCTGT TTGTCAACACTGTGGGATCAATGAGAAGTTAACCCCGGCAATGCGTAGGGGGCCAGCTGGTCCCAGAACACTTTGCAATGCTTGTGGCCTTATGTGGGCAAACAAG ggAACACTGAGAGATCTTAGAAAAGGAGGCAGGAGTACTCACTTTGATTCAAAGGAGCTG GAAACTCCAACTGATATTAAGCCTTCAACTTTGGAACCAGAAAATTCTTTTGCCAATAATGATGAGCAG GGAAGCCCACAAGAGAAGAAGCCTGTACCTATGGATTctgaaaatcatttaataacatCAAACGAGCAG GAATTCGCACAAAATTCACATCCTTTTCTCATCCACGTGGAGAATTCCTCAGTCAACCTTGATAACGAG GACATACAGGAAACACTAGAAGAGCTTGCTGATGCTTCAGGGTCGGATTTTGAGATACCTTCACATTTTGATGAACAG gTTGACATTGATGATAGCAACATCGTGACCTTGTGGCCTGGGACTTAA
- the LOC105795122 gene encoding GATA transcription factor 19 isoform X2, protein MVDGVAMDTVNQRGLLGRPYGYLHDDGGFERKDIKGAHKAVMNGVMSSVQPTRTSELTIAFEGEVYVFPAVTSEKVQAVLLLLGGCDTSINVPSSEFLLQEKVVGDSSRGSKISRRIASLVRFREKRKERCFEKKIRYTCRKEVAQRMHRKNGQFASVKDSNSGEGSCDQSDDTPDSVLRSCQHCGINEKLTPAMRRGPAGPRTLCNACGLMWANKGTLRDLRKGGRSTHFDSKELETPTDIKPSTLEPENSFANNDEQGSPQEKKPVPMDSENHLITSNEQEFAQNSHPFLIHVENSSVNLDNEDIQETLEELADASGSDFEIPSHFDEQVDIDDSNIVTLWPGT, encoded by the exons ATGGTTGATGGTGTAGCAATGGATACAGTGAACCAACGGGGACTACTAGGGAGACCATACGGATATCTGCATGATGACGGAGGATTTGAGAGGAAAGACATTAAAGGAGCTCACAAGGCGGTCATGAATGGAGTCATGAGTTCAGTTCAACCTACTCGAACCAGTGAACTCACCATTGCTTTTGAGGGTGAGGTCTACGTCTTCCCCGCAGTTACTTCTGAAAAG GTCCAGGCAGTTTTACTACTACTGGGAGGATGTGATACATCAATTAATGTGCCCAGCTCCGAGTTCCTACTACAAGAAAAG GTTGTAGGTGACTCTTCACGAGGTTCAAAGATTTCCCGAAGAATTGCCTCGCTAGTCAGATTTCGTGAGAAGCGGAAAGAGAGAtgctttgaaaagaaaatacgCTATACTTGCCGAAAAGAGGTTGCTCAGAG GATGCATCGTAAGAATGGTCAGTTTGCATCAGTCAAGGACTCTAACTCAGGTGAAGGAAGCTGTGATCAAAGTGATGACACCCCTGACTCTGT CTTGCGTAGTTGTCAACACTGTGGGATCAATGAGAAGTTAACCCCGGCAATGCGTAGGGGGCCAGCTGGTCCCAGAACACTTTGCAATGCTTGTGGCCTTATGTGGGCAAACAAG ggAACACTGAGAGATCTTAGAAAAGGAGGCAGGAGTACTCACTTTGATTCAAAGGAGCTG GAAACTCCAACTGATATTAAGCCTTCAACTTTGGAACCAGAAAATTCTTTTGCCAATAATGATGAGCAG GGAAGCCCACAAGAGAAGAAGCCTGTACCTATGGATTctgaaaatcatttaataacatCAAACGAGCAG GAATTCGCACAAAATTCACATCCTTTTCTCATCCACGTGGAGAATTCCTCAGTCAACCTTGATAACGAG GACATACAGGAAACACTAGAAGAGCTTGCTGATGCTTCAGGGTCGGATTTTGAGATACCTTCACATTTTGATGAACAG gTTGACATTGATGATAGCAACATCGTGACCTTGTGGCCTGGGACTTAA
- the LOC105795122 gene encoding GATA transcription factor 19 isoform X1, with protein MVDGVAMDTVNQRGLLGRPYGYLHDDGGFERKDIKGAHKAVMNGVMSSVQPTRTSELTIAFEGEVYVFPAVTSEKVQAVLLLLGGCDTSINVPSSEFLLQEKVKVVGDSSRGSKISRRIASLVRFREKRKERCFEKKIRYTCRKEVAQRMHRKNGQFASVKDSNSGEGSCDQSDDTPDSVLRSCQHCGINEKLTPAMRRGPAGPRTLCNACGLMWANKGTLRDLRKGGRSTHFDSKELETPTDIKPSTLEPENSFANNDEQGSPQEKKPVPMDSENHLITSNEQEFAQNSHPFLIHVENSSVNLDNEDIQETLEELADASGSDFEIPSHFDEQVDIDDSNIVTLWPGT; from the exons ATGGTTGATGGTGTAGCAATGGATACAGTGAACCAACGGGGACTACTAGGGAGACCATACGGATATCTGCATGATGACGGAGGATTTGAGAGGAAAGACATTAAAGGAGCTCACAAGGCGGTCATGAATGGAGTCATGAGTTCAGTTCAACCTACTCGAACCAGTGAACTCACCATTGCTTTTGAGGGTGAGGTCTACGTCTTCCCCGCAGTTACTTCTGAAAAG GTCCAGGCAGTTTTACTACTACTGGGAGGATGTGATACATCAATTAATGTGCCCAGCTCCGAGTTCCTACTACAAGAAAAGGTCAAG GTTGTAGGTGACTCTTCACGAGGTTCAAAGATTTCCCGAAGAATTGCCTCGCTAGTCAGATTTCGTGAGAAGCGGAAAGAGAGAtgctttgaaaagaaaatacgCTATACTTGCCGAAAAGAGGTTGCTCAGAG GATGCATCGTAAGAATGGTCAGTTTGCATCAGTCAAGGACTCTAACTCAGGTGAAGGAAGCTGTGATCAAAGTGATGACACCCCTGACTCTGT CTTGCGTAGTTGTCAACACTGTGGGATCAATGAGAAGTTAACCCCGGCAATGCGTAGGGGGCCAGCTGGTCCCAGAACACTTTGCAATGCTTGTGGCCTTATGTGGGCAAACAAG ggAACACTGAGAGATCTTAGAAAAGGAGGCAGGAGTACTCACTTTGATTCAAAGGAGCTG GAAACTCCAACTGATATTAAGCCTTCAACTTTGGAACCAGAAAATTCTTTTGCCAATAATGATGAGCAG GGAAGCCCACAAGAGAAGAAGCCTGTACCTATGGATTctgaaaatcatttaataacatCAAACGAGCAG GAATTCGCACAAAATTCACATCCTTTTCTCATCCACGTGGAGAATTCCTCAGTCAACCTTGATAACGAG GACATACAGGAAACACTAGAAGAGCTTGCTGATGCTTCAGGGTCGGATTTTGAGATACCTTCACATTTTGATGAACAG gTTGACATTGATGATAGCAACATCGTGACCTTGTGGCCTGGGACTTAA